The Amphiura filiformis chromosome 1, Afil_fr2py, whole genome shotgun sequence nucleotide sequence GTTTTAAATTAATAGCTAAATAAGGAATCAAATTATGTAACCAAACTAAATTGACAGTTATGTTATCCTCTATCTTTGAATCGATTTGTTTACTCGACAACTGACTCCTGAAAATATGAAGGGTGGGTTGCAGAGTAAATAGTAAATAACAATAGTTGCGGCATAACTTTAAGAATTTACTCGTAGGAACTTAATTGCGCAGATGGAAGTCACAAAATCTCCAGCTACTCGCCAAATTACTAAACTAAATTTCAGTATCTTACTCGGGAGTTACGCTGATTGTGTGCACTTAGCGGTCAGTACAGTAATAATCCAGGTAAATCTAGCAATTTGTTTTTCTGAACTTGAAACTTACTAAACCGGATTATTGTTTTCACTACACTGAATGACTACGAGGTCCTCATAACATCATACTAAAAGACCTTACATGGACAGGAAGGTTCAAGTGGGAAATTTTatacattgttttgtatttatcttTAAAAGAAACGACGACAAGTACATGAACGTAAAAATTTTCagaaaaggaaatgatgcaaggatatCATACAAAAAGGACTGAAGGTTTCTAACAAAATTAGCAGTGCGGCTAAATTGATATTCCATGACAATCTTTGTTCGTTCACCATTACAAGCTACCTTAAATTTCTAAATAGATGAAATTGCTTATTTATGTCCCCGGGTTTCCTCCGTAAAACcccaaaatttcgaaatttttAACTTTTTGCAGAACTTCGGCaaatcaaaatttgttgatttgcccCCCCCTCCACTAGTTATAGACGCAAAACTAGTTACTacttactttataatattttcataccttaaaataattgaaattaagCCTCTTTCTACTACATGGATTTCTAAGGACCAAGTGAAATATTCTTTTGCCTGGACTATACGTTAGGGTATAAAAAATAATGTACTTTTTGCTGGATCGAAGTCCTCTATGCGGCAGTGTCATTTAATTCGGGGTCTGAACAATCAGTCGGAACCTGTTGAAATAAGTAAAACGACGACTgaataatgcaaaatatagcaATATTTTCTACAAAAGGGATAACAATTTGGTTTATtatatagagaaagaaaggaaaataaaataaaaattataagggTAAAGACAGAGAAATTTTGCACGAATGGATGGTCTTTTATGTATTTGTAACTGCATATGGATTGTCTTTATTATCAAAGACAATGTTTTAATATCATACTGATCTAAACTTAGCTGCAAATTATTGCACTGTTATCaatattttaataacaaattCTGGACAACTCCTTGGTGAACTATCACGGAACCGGCCTCTTCACAGAACCTTGTAACAAAGCCACTAAGCCAAAACTGttactcaaatatttcaaaaacctGAAACTGTCGGGACTATAAAGTTGGCATGACAGTGACGACATGTGTAATAATATATATCCGTATATGTCATACAATCCACTGGTTAGTCCTTCCAATGATAACATTCTTTCGTTTTCCTCTACATTTTTGTAATATCGTACTGCTCTACGATTTCTGACCACATTATTAGCATTATTATAAATGATTTAAACACAGAAATTGCTAAAAACCCACGGGGATGGTTACCCTTGTGAACCTGGGCAACTAGCAGAACTGGCCACTTTAAAGCAACTTGTAACAAAGCCAgtgaacccaaaatataactgaaATATTTCACAAACCTTGAATAAAAGATATCCGTACTTCATACATTTCCCCACTGGTTACTCCTTCCAACGATGTCATTCTTTCATCTGCCTGTGCATATATGACATTCCAAGTATCAGTTCCTAACAATCTATATTCAATATGAAATCCATTTACTGGAAACTCTTTTGACCAGATCCAACGCACTACAGGTGTTTCGAGTGCTTGTAGCCATCCTTCATATATAACATTTGAGACTgagtaagaaataaataaaatatcagCTGCGAGATTTGGACACAGCAGCCATTGTAACCTTACATAGTGATTCAGGCAGTAATCCCAAAATTATTGCTGATCTAAATTCTTGTTGCACATCAGTTGCATTGTCGAAGGAAGCGGGACAGGGCGGTAGTTGTAAGGGGAACCTTTCTAAATTGCCCCCTCCCAACACAAGCTCCAAGTACAAGAATGCAATATCCGGGAATGCACCAAATTCTCATACTAGTAACCAGTAGAAACTGATCAATTGTGTCGGGAAGTAACCAGTGTTAACTGgaccaatatacatgtatatattgcaTACACTGTTGTGTACTCTCTTAACTTGACTGATTGTTAGACTATTAAATCGAAAAGATTGGTTTTTTCAATCTGTTGCTGATTGTAATTATGGACAAATCCTTCTCGACTTCATGCTGAATATTCAGTCAAAGGATTTGAATATGCAATATCTTTAATCTAAAAGAGTGGTTCTCAATCTTATAGCGATTGTAATTGAGAAACAAATCTTTCAGTCGAAATGATTGATctttattgtttttcaatcttttgctgattgcaattagggacaaatcctttccaATTAAATAAAAGATTGAACATTTCAGTTTCAGTTTGAATCTCATTCCAACCATATGCAACGTTTGCCTTTTAGAGTAACCCTATCAGTCTAAGGAAAGAGTTCAATTGGCATTTTGGATTGACGtcaaaagattgaaatatttcaatcgattAATTAAAGAGAATACTGATGAGTCGGCATTTTATGATTACAACATACAAAAATTTAAATATTATATGTCGTTTAATATTTACCCCGTAAATTCCCTCATTCGTATAACCATTTATCGCTATTGAAAACCATAGTAACCTTGATGGGATGCCTTTGTAGCCGGAAAGTGCTGGCAAACACATGTGACCACCCTGGTGAACATGGATACCCAGAAAACACCCAACGTTTTGgtcattattcgcaaaaggttagaaaaggttacaTTAAAGGTTTACatttcggattatataaagggtgtaaaacgttttcataacttttCACATTGTttaaaaacttactgcaaaatattataacataAAGATATTgaagtgttgacgaaatattttgcaaaaactgtttgccaaaaaatctattacgataacattttgacaacatttcaaaaatgttgttgtagtgcgtttttatgcccttttccaaaaccaaaacccagaaTATAACCGTATTAagctttttaaaacgttttgtgtttctgGGTAATTAACCTGGGCAGCTCCATAGAAACTTTTAACATCGCCATTGAGCCAAAACTATAactcaaaatatttcacaaacctGTCGTGGTAGGAGCATCAGTAGTTGGCATGCCAGTTGGTGGGATGACAGTAGAGACATTGTGCCTGGTAGATATCTGGACCTCGTACTTTGAATTCGGTGTTAGATCTTTCAACGTTGCCGTTGTTTCATCTGCCTCGGCATATGTGTCATTCCATATATCAGTTTCATGCAATTTATATTCAATGTGAAAGCCATCTGCCGGTATATTACGAGGCCAAACTACTTGAAGCTCCTTATGGTATACTTCTAACCATGCTTCATATATAATAGTTGGATCTGAGAAGGAAATAAAAGAGCAATAAAATGTCACCTCGAGATTTGAACACAGCCACCACTCTAACTTTCATTTCATGTCCTAGGCATTTATTACCTAATTTATTACTTTAGGTAATAATTATAAATCATAATTCAAAGTTTTCTCAAGGTTAGATTAAAAACAAAAACGGCAACAGGCAAATaaacaaaatgtaataataaaatacaataaacatgtaaagatatgcaattactatttttttcttctgttgttgattcagcaggactgacaggaatGGTAGATTCAGGCTTTGTTATCTCTTCTTCTGTTGTTGATTCAGCAAGACCGagaggagtggtagattcaagTTGTGTTacttcttctcctgtagttgattcagcaggactaacattagtggtagattcaggctgtgttacctcttctcctgtagttgattcagcaggactaaaATTAGTGGTAGAttgaggctgtgttacctcttctcctgtagttgattcagcaggactaacattagtggtagattcaggctgtgttacctcttctcctgtagttgattcagcaggaatgtcaggagtggtagattcaggctgtgttacctcttctcctgtagttgattcagcaggaatGTCAGGAGTGGTAGATTCGTGCTGGTTGAGGAGTACAATTACAGGGGTGTGTAGAAACTGCAATCACAACACATAAAGAATTATGAGAACAGTGGCAGAATAACAATGTGGTTATAAGTCATAACTTACCATGCATATCTCAAGCCATATTCAGTATTATGATCAGTGGATCGttattcacaaaatcaaaatcaaacagaTGTTTAAATTACAACGATCAAGTTTTGAAACAAACACTTTATTCAACGGACCCGCAAGATCGACCTGAGCATGCATTTGACATCTTATTCACTTGCACTGAAATGTTTGCGAGCTGGGACTGCCAGGTAAACTTTTAAAGGAGTTTGCATGTGAGTTTAGTACCCCCGTTGCTGACATACTTAATGCATCCTTTGCTGAGAGTTATGTTCCCCAAATATGGAAGGATGCCACTATTGTACCTATTCCTAAAGAAATGCCAGCAACAAGTGCTTAGCTCAGGCTTATCTCCCCAACTGCTCTTCTGGCTAAGGTCAGTGAAAGTTTTGTATCCAGATGGATAGTTGAGGATATTTCCAGCTCAATTGATCGTAATCAGTATGGGAGTATTAAAGGATCCTCAACTACTCACTGTATGATAGAACTTCTCGATGTGCTCTACAAGGGTACTGATAAAGCTAACACAGTCGGTACGTTGGTGgtgacggacttctccaaggcTTTCGACTGCGCCGACCACACCCTGGCCATACAAAAGCTGTATAACCTTGGTGTTAGAAGTGAGCTCATCCCATGGATTGCCAATTTCCTCACATCCCGGCGTCATAGAGTgcaatatcaatctgcactatcTGAGTGGGAGACTCTTTCATGTGGCGTGCCACAAGGCACCTTACTGGGTCCCATTATTTTTATTGCTCTTATCAATGATGCTGCTGAAAATGCCAAAGCTTGCAGCTTCAAGTATGTCGACGACCTGAGCCTTGCGGAAGTCCGTCCTGCCAACCAGCCTTCTCAGATAGATTTGGATGTCCAGAACCTGGATGATTGGGCCAACATGAACCACCTGAAGCTTAATCCCTTCAAATGTAAGGTTATGCAAATCTGCTTCAAAAGGCAGCCGCCCAACCCACCTGATCTTGTTATTGCTGGAAAAAAGCTTGAGTTTACATGCTGAGCAGACTGAAGCGTTTTGGAGTACCCGTGGAGGACCTTGTTTCTGTATACGTAGGATATGTCCGTCCCACTGTTGTGTATGCTTCGCCTGTATGGCACGGCAGTATCACCATCCAGCAAACTCAACGGATTGAAAGAATCCAAAAAAGGGCCTGCCGCATCATTCTTGGTTCAACATATACCTCGTACACAGATGCATTGTCCCTCACGGGTCTCCAATCGCTTGAAGAAAGGCGTCATCACCTTTGCTGTCAATTTGCAAAGAATTGTACCACCTCTGAGAAATATACTCACCTGTTCCTTTTCAACAAGAGTTCCCATGGTATGTGTCTTAGAAGATCCAGCACTTACCATGTCCCAAGGTACAGGACCAATAGATATGCTAACAGTCCCATTCCTTGCCTCACAAGGCTTCTTAACCATCAGTGATCAGTGTTTAAAATTTGTCTTGATGATCTGATCTTATCTTGTTTTTCTGATGTGTGTTGACTAAGTTGCTTTACTGTGTCCAATCTATGTGCAATATCTTGTTTTTCATTGAATTGAATGTAACTTCATTGAATGAAGTTCTTAATGCCTGTGTTTATTTGTGTGTGAGGGCTGATAATCTGGATGTGAgagtatatgtgaccgtccacggcgaatgagccgtaaattcctcccccggtcaattttgttttatttcgtgtttaaacaataaacatcataaacttaaaaatggtatatcatttgacttcaaacgatatccagaagcggggttatggtttgttaaactttgctccttcaacaaaattatagctttttaagtttttacatgtgtctctttttccacattgttggcaataaatatcaaacagtcataattggcggtcatttcaaatcatccccaagtcaacgaggtttaagaaagttctctcattgttaattgttggttatgcatacctgtacaaaatacaatgcctggtaacccaccacttgaacaggatttagcaatataagcaaacaaagaccagagctattaaaagttctatagccatctaagatagaagcttattatccacttcaacaataggattattgattagttttgactatcgaaatgagacggatgtcgggccagcttaagttaccgatgaatatgaccttcgtacacattttacaccttaACTCAGAacacaatttagggaatttacggctcatttgtgctgccgggtcacatatgagcGTTGTGTGTAGAAATACGATGGGTTGTGCGGAAATGTGAGAGGTGTGTGGGGTGAGTCTATGTATGCACATGAGAGAGTTTATATTTGGAGTGTTTGCAGGGCTGTGTGGATATAATTGAGTTTTgtgaattttgatttataattcaATGTAAATTTAATATGTGTTTGATGTATTCAAGTGATTCagtaagtgcaattaatttcttttaataatCTTTAGTGTGTtttttgtaatgtaatgtaattttgtatgtttttatgtcattataattgtaatatttcatgtaatttggcctccgGGCCAcgaattgaaataaatttaatctgaatctgaatctgaatctgaatctctAGTTCGGACTGGGTTACTTTttgtcctgtagttgattcaacaAGACTGACAGGAGTAGGAGATTCAGGATATGTTACCCTTTccggactgacaggagtggtagatttaaGCTGTGTTACCTCTCTTCTTGTAGTTAATTTAGTAgaactgacaggagtggtagatttaaGCTGTGTTACCTCTCTTCTTGTAGTTGactcagcaggactgacaggattGGTAGATTTAGGCCGTGTTaactcttctcctgtagttgatttagCTGAACTGACAGGAGTGGCAGATTCAGGCCGtattacctcttctcctgtagttgattcatcAGGACTGATAGGAGTGGTGATTTGTGGCAGAGTGGTCAGTGTCTTTGTGATAGACCCAATGGCTGTCGCGAAACACAAATGTAGGTACGTTTTTGAAAGTTGATCATTACGCAAGAATTTGAATATTTacatatgaatatttaatatttacatATGACATGGATTTGAATCTCTTGAAAGAACATACAagtctcagcaaacaaaaaacgttttcgcCATCATTCGCAGAAGGTTAGAAAACGTTGCCAGGAAAcgttaatgtcgggttatgtaaacgAAGagcttatataaagggtatataacattccaacataatgttattaaattgttgacaaaatatttgccgaattatgtttacaaaaacattttacaataacattttgacaacatttaaaaaatgttgttgtagtgtgttttcatattaaacgttttaaaacgtttttatatataacccaacatttaatgttattaaaacttttttaccaaaaacaaaaccttATATAATTTTGTTACGTACAGGGCGATTCAGCAGGAGTGGTAAGAGTTGTTAGTTGTGTCatagttgtcagaatttctgtTGTTGATCCATTTCCTgtcaataaaaacaaatacaagGTAGATTATTGATTTGGATAATAACCTAGAAGAAATGCAAATCCATGAAGTAGGTTCTGAATGTTCTTGGTTTTTGAACATTCAGaacttattataggcctatagatttTGATTTCTTCTAGGTTTTTGAAAGAACTTAAAAAGTCCCACCATCCAAGTTTACTGATACACGTTATCTAGTTTAACATCAAGATTTATATTGAGTCttgttctttaaaaaaatgtatattgcgGTAACAGGGTGATTGGTGTGTAAAAGTGTCACATTGTCAATCAATTGAAACAATAGAGACATATCAGATACAATAAAAGCATAAGAGCTAAAAAGAACAGAAAACttataaaaaaaacattcaaaacccAGACAATAATTGATTTGAAATGACTGGAGATGCAAAACAGTATTTTCGGATACCAGATGATCACATTATAGTGACACTTTTGGAAAAAGCTTCCAATATATAGTACTAACCTTTATCTtcaaactccccccccccccatttcctgaaattctgaaaagtgacgtgaactgagatatttgggttgacaaatgtatttttaacatgttttttttatcaatatgtaCCCAAAACGTCAATATTAAAGTAGCTTACTTACTTTCAGATAATTCT carries:
- the LOC140146878 gene encoding uncharacterized protein, encoding MKYFSLLCVLFICIVGISGATLRSPISHPDTQTVLTTEDEGTQPTYNTTPLSESKSTGGTTVTQDDSTTLVSLTESSDEEITHESTTPISPISPAEITTLEVTSMFSTGLYTTTTYNESPTETMTTLTESPCMYIDPAASTRPCNCTYPPPKFNIKELSERNGSTTEILTTMTQLTTLTTPAESPSIGSITKTLTTLPQITTPISPDESTTGEEVIRPESATPVSSAKSTTGEELTRPKSTNPVSPAESTTRREFLHTPVIVLLNQHESTTPDIPAESTTGEEVTQPESTTPDIPAESTTGEEVTQPESTTNVSPAESTTGEEVTQPQSTTNFSPAESTTGEEVTQPESTTNVSPAESTTGEEVTQLESTTPLGLAESTTEEEITKPESTIPVSPAESTTEEKNNPTIIYEAWLEVYHKELQVVWPRNIPADGFHIEYKLHETDIWNDTYAEADETTATLKDLTPNSKYEVQISTRHNVSTVIPPTGMPTTDAPTTTVSNVIYEGWLQALETPVVRWIWSKEFPVNGFHIEYRLLGTDTWNVIYAQADERMTSLEGVTSGEMYEVRISFIQGSD